The genomic region CAAGCACTATGACACGATTATCGCGCCGGTGATCACCGAGAAGGCGACCCTGCTCTCTGAGGAGAACAAGGTGGTGTTCAAGGTTCCGCTGGCCGCGACGAAGAAAGACATCACCGAGGCCGTTGAAGCGCTCTTCAAGGTCAAGGTGAAAGCGGTCAACACGCTGCGCCAGAAGGGCAAGACCAAGCGCTTCCGGGGCATTGAAGGCCGTCGCGACGATATCAAGAAGGCGGTGGTGACCCTGGAAGAGGGCCATTCCATCGACGTGAGCACGGGCCTTTAAGGGCCGCGCTCTCAAGGAGTTTGAACCATGGCGCTGAAGACATTCAAGCCGACCTCGCCTGGCCGCCGCGCTCTTGTGCTGGTGGACCGGTCCGAGCTGCACGCCGGCAAGCCGGAAAAGACGCTGGTCGAGGGCCTGCGCCGTACGGGCGGGCGTAACAATACCGGGCGGATCACCGCCCGCCGCCGCGGTGGTGGAGCCAAGAAGCTTTACCGCATGATCGACTTCAAGCGCCGCAAGTTCGACGTGCCCGCCACGGTCGAGCGGCTTGAGTATGATCCCAACCGCACGGCGTTCATCGCCCTCATCAAGTATGAGGATGGCGAGCTGGCCTATATTCTGGCGCCGCAGCGCCTGGCTGCCGGTGACCGCGTGGTCGCCAGCGCCAAGACTGATGTGAAGCCGGGCAATGCCATGCCGCTGAAAACCATTCCGGTCGGAACCATCATCCACAATGTGGAGATGAAGCCGGAAAAAGGTGGCCAGATCGCCCGTTCGGCCGGTGCCTATGCCCAGCTGGTCGGCCGTGAAGCCGGCTACGCCCAGGTTCGCCTGATGAGCGGCGAGCTTCGCAAGGTCAACGAGAACTGCATGGCCACGATTGGTGCGGTGTCGAACTCCGACCACCTCAACATCAATCTGGGCAAGGCTGGCCGCAAGCGTCACATGGGCAAGCGCCCGTCCGTGCGTGGTGTTGCCATGAACCCGGTCGATCACCCCCATGGTGGTGGTGAGGGCCGTACCTCTGGTGGCCGCCACCCGGTGACCCCGTGGGGCAAGCCGACCAAAGGCCGCAAGACCCGCCGTAACAAGGCGACCGATAAATTCATCATCCGTTCGCGCCACGAGCGCAAGAAACGCTAAGGGAGCGACCGACCGTCATGCCCCGTTCTGTATGGAAAGGTCCGTTTGTAGACGGATACCTCCTGAAGAAAGCCGATGCCGCCCACGAAGCCGGGCGCAAGCAGGCTATCAAAACCTGGTCGCGCCGCTCGACCATCATGCCGCAATTTGTCGGCCTGACCTTCCAGGTCCACAACGGGAACAAGTTTGTTCCGGTTCTGGTGTCCGAGGACATGGTCGGCCACAAGCTCGGCGAGTTTGCGCCTTCGCGGACCTATTACGGTCACGCGGCGGACAAGAAAGCCAAGAGGAAGTAGCGCGATGGGCAAGGAAACCAATCCCCGCCGCGTGGCTGAGAACGAAGCGCGCGCCAAGCTGCGGATGATCCGCATCAGCCCGCAGAAGCTGAACCTGGTTGCCGCGATGATCCGCGGCAAGAAGGTCGAGCGCGCGCTGAACGATCTGGCGTTCTCGCGCAAGCGTGCTGCCGCTGACGTTAAGAAGGTTCTGGAATCGGCCATCGCCAACGCCGAGAACAATCACGGCCTCGATATCGATAGCCTTGTCGTGTCGGAAGCCTATGTCGGCAAGAACCTTGTGATGAAGCGTTTCCGGGCTCGCGCACGCGGCCGGGGTGCGAAGATTCTCAAGCCGTTCTCCGAGCTGACGATCGTCGTTCGCGAAGTCGAGGAGGCCGCGTAATGGGACAGAAGATTAATCCGATCGGCCTGCGCCTGGGCATCAACCGCACGTGGGATTCGCGCTGGTTCGCGCGTGGTGAGGAGTATGCAAATCTTCTCCACGAGGATCTGAAAATCCGCAAATTCCTTCAGGAAAAGCTGAAAGCTGCGTCGATCTCGA from Glycocaulis abyssi harbors:
- the rpsS gene encoding 30S ribosomal protein S19, giving the protein MPRSVWKGPFVDGYLLKKADAAHEAGRKQAIKTWSRRSTIMPQFVGLTFQVHNGNKFVPVLVSEDMVGHKLGEFAPSRTYYGHAADKKAKRK
- the rplV gene encoding 50S ribosomal protein L22, translated to MGKETNPRRVAENEARAKLRMIRISPQKLNLVAAMIRGKKVERALNDLAFSRKRAAADVKKVLESAIANAENNHGLDIDSLVVSEAYVGKNLVMKRFRARARGRGAKILKPFSELTIVVREVEEAA
- a CDS encoding 50S ribosomal protein L23 → MASPKHYDTIIAPVITEKATLLSEENKVVFKVPLAATKKDITEAVEALFKVKVKAVNTLRQKGKTKRFRGIEGRRDDIKKAVVTLEEGHSIDVSTGL
- the rplB gene encoding 50S ribosomal protein L2, giving the protein MALKTFKPTSPGRRALVLVDRSELHAGKPEKTLVEGLRRTGGRNNTGRITARRRGGGAKKLYRMIDFKRRKFDVPATVERLEYDPNRTAFIALIKYEDGELAYILAPQRLAAGDRVVASAKTDVKPGNAMPLKTIPVGTIIHNVEMKPEKGGQIARSAGAYAQLVGREAGYAQVRLMSGELRKVNENCMATIGAVSNSDHLNINLGKAGRKRHMGKRPSVRGVAMNPVDHPHGGGEGRTSGGRHPVTPWGKPTKGRKTRRNKATDKFIIRSRHERKKR